The proteins below come from a single Mesobacillus jeotgali genomic window:
- a CDS encoding cupredoxin domain-containing protein → MHFFVFRRRTLYFFGLIVFIAIVGTLWLSLKPDATPAIGGQNEQIREIHMVTGEFKSTTDDGKEIEAYRWDPGTIFMEKGEKVHLKILGVNGKEHPFIIEGTDIKGVVKKGEETVIPLQFDKEGTYRLICLTHPSAEHNGPMIAYIVVD, encoded by the coding sequence ATGCATTTCTTTGTGTTTAGAAGAAGAACATTATATTTTTTTGGACTAATCGTATTTATTGCCATCGTCGGTACCCTATGGTTGAGCCTAAAGCCTGATGCCACTCCGGCAATCGGCGGACAGAATGAACAAATCCGAGAAATCCATATGGTGACAGGTGAATTCAAGTCTACTACAGATGATGGCAAGGAAATAGAAGCATACCGATGGGACCCAGGAACAATCTTTATGGAAAAAGGAGAAAAGGTTCATTTAAAGATACTGGGGGTCAACGGAAAAGAACATCCTTTCATCATTGAAGGAACCGATATAAAAGGCGTAGTGAAAAAAGGTGAAGAAACAGTCATCCCTTTACAATTTGATAAAGAGGGTACCTACAGACTGATTTGTCTGACTCATCCTTCAGCTGAGCATAACGGACCCATGATTGCCTATATCGTCGTCGATTAA
- a CDS encoding DHH family phosphoesterase has product MYRLFTHNDLDGVACGILFRLAFGEKADVRYNSVSGLNFQVEKYFDRMNDRMKKEDHLYITDLSVNHENTEKINQFVNEGGKAKLIDHHKTAMHFNEYSWGSVIVEDESGTLTSAASLVYDYLVQENHLVKNGSLDEFVELVRQYDTWDWDILKNYKAKNLNDLFFMVSIEEFEERMVPRLTSGDRFDYDDFEKKLLEMEEDKIERYIRRKKREIIQIETDGLYGGVVHAESYHSELGNELGKEYPHLDYIAILNLGGKKISFRTIHDDVDVSAVAGEFGGGGHAKASGCSINKEAYNRYIEQAFPLDPIKPDAFRNTYNLKDSKNGCLYENRDRDFYLIYTDGTRYFVQQESKDRHGPFEGFELAERFVKREYGAALARDDVYISYLENIVFNGGN; this is encoded by the coding sequence ATGTACCGTTTATTTACGCATAATGACTTAGATGGAGTGGCCTGCGGGATTTTATTCAGGCTTGCGTTCGGTGAAAAGGCCGATGTCCGTTATAATTCTGTCTCTGGACTTAACTTCCAGGTGGAGAAATATTTTGACAGAATGAATGACCGCATGAAAAAGGAGGACCACCTTTACATAACCGATTTATCTGTTAACCATGAGAACACTGAAAAAATCAATCAGTTTGTTAATGAAGGGGGAAAGGCAAAGCTGATTGACCACCATAAAACTGCAATGCATTTCAATGAATACAGCTGGGGCAGCGTAATAGTGGAGGATGAATCCGGGACACTGACTAGCGCAGCATCACTTGTATATGACTATTTAGTCCAGGAAAATCATCTGGTTAAAAATGGATCTCTGGATGAGTTTGTTGAACTTGTCAGGCAATATGATACTTGGGACTGGGACATCCTTAAGAATTACAAAGCAAAGAATTTGAACGACCTGTTTTTTATGGTTTCAATAGAAGAATTTGAAGAGCGGATGGTACCTCGTCTGACATCTGGAGATCGTTTTGATTATGATGATTTTGAAAAAAAACTGCTTGAGATGGAAGAGGATAAAATAGAGCGATACATCAGGAGGAAAAAACGGGAAATTATCCAAATTGAAACAGATGGTTTATATGGAGGCGTCGTTCACGCGGAATCCTATCATTCCGAATTGGGGAACGAGCTTGGCAAGGAATATCCACATCTGGATTATATAGCGATTTTAAATTTAGGCGGAAAGAAAATAAGCTTCAGGACAATCCATGATGACGTGGATGTCTCTGCCGTCGCTGGCGAATTTGGCGGGGGCGGACACGCTAAAGCATCTGGTTGCTCCATAAACAAGGAGGCTTATAACCGCTATATTGAACAAGCTTTTCCGCTGGATCCAATTAAGCCGGACGCCTTTAGAAATACTTATAATCTAAAGGACTCCAAAAATGGTTGTCTATATGAGAACCGCGACCGTGACTTTTATCTGATTTATACAGATGGTACCCGATATTTCGTTCAACAGGAGAGTAAGGATCGGCACGGACCATTTGAAGGTTTTGAATTAGCTGAACGATTTGTAAAAAGGGAGTATGGAGCTGCTCTGGCCAGGGATGACGTCTATATTTCCTATCTGGAAAATATCGTGTTCAACGGAGGGAATTGA
- the modB gene encoding molybdate ABC transporter permease subunit, whose translation MSSDFWSPIKLSLEVASVSVVFVFLFGIFAARFMARRRFLGKTAVETFLTLPLVLPPTVVGFLLIVVFGINSPIGRMIEHVFGSPLIFSWWAAVIAASVVAFPLMYQSAKTGFLSIDPGAEEAARVDGANEWKVFLYVTLPLSAKTLITGLILSFARALGEFGATLMFAGNLPGKTQTAPTAIYVALESGNMQSAWLWVIAMVGISFLMLLTTSLLKQS comes from the coding sequence ATGAGCAGTGATTTCTGGAGTCCGATTAAACTATCCCTTGAAGTTGCTTCAGTGTCGGTAGTATTCGTGTTCTTATTTGGCATATTTGCTGCAAGGTTTATGGCAAGAAGGCGTTTCCTTGGCAAAACAGCAGTAGAGACGTTTTTGACATTACCTTTAGTACTGCCTCCTACTGTGGTAGGATTTCTATTGATTGTTGTCTTTGGCATAAATAGTCCAATCGGAAGAATGATTGAACATGTTTTTGGCAGTCCCCTTATCTTTAGCTGGTGGGCAGCTGTTATTGCTGCATCTGTCGTTGCTTTTCCATTGATGTATCAATCAGCCAAGACAGGTTTTCTGTCAATTGACCCTGGAGCGGAGGAAGCAGCAAGAGTAGATGGAGCAAATGAGTGGAAGGTTTTTTTATATGTTACTTTACCCCTATCAGCAAAGACATTAATCACCGGGCTCATTTTAAGCTTTGCCAGGGCTCTTGGGGAATTCGGAGCAACCCTAATGTTTGCCGGCAACCTGCCCGGGAAGACTCAGACCGCTCCAACAGCAATCTATGTAGCGCTTGAGTCTGGAAATATGCAGTCTGCCTGGCTATGGGTAATCGCCATGGTGGGAATATCGTTCCTGATGCTCCTTACGACTTCATTATTAAAACAATCATAA
- a CDS encoding DUF4352 domain-containing protein: MAVSLLTGCSFAQADSNEETKPVETVAEKPIKKNTEVYVPNPQVTDDRELNKAGDSLIDDKGELTLKAVKEVNKTFNINGIEYKVKDIKLLHFIPDYSLVDFFHPYTHDEEFDFVKIGVEVKNHSSESYHFGPVAMVNINDSIHKTWEDDFYLEELHGEILSGQEKQGNLGFIVEELESLEKVEILSGDLVDKDKKKIGEPINLVVTLE, encoded by the coding sequence ATGGCTGTTTCACTGCTGACGGGCTGTTCATTCGCACAGGCAGATTCAAATGAGGAGACGAAGCCTGTTGAAACTGTTGCAGAGAAACCAATAAAGAAAAATACAGAAGTGTACGTACCGAACCCGCAAGTTACGGATGACAGGGAACTGAATAAAGCAGGGGATTCTTTGATTGACGATAAAGGAGAATTAACACTTAAGGCGGTAAAAGAAGTCAATAAAACATTCAACATCAATGGAATTGAATATAAGGTTAAAGATATTAAGTTGCTGCACTTTATTCCTGACTACAGCCTGGTCGATTTCTTCCATCCATATACACATGATGAAGAATTTGATTTTGTGAAAATTGGCGTAGAAGTAAAAAATCATTCCAGTGAAAGCTATCATTTTGGGCCTGTGGCAATGGTGAATATTAATGACAGTATCCACAAGACATGGGAAGACGATTTTTACCTAGAAGAATTGCATGGAGAGATTTTATCCGGACAAGAGAAGCAAGGGAATCTCGGGTTTATCGTGGAGGAGCTTGAAAGCCTTGAGAAAGTGGAAATCCTCTCAGGTGACCTGGTTGATAAGGACAAAAAGAAAATCGGGGAACCCATCAACCTCGTTGTAACATTAGAATAA
- a CDS encoding YuzL family protein codes for MSNKRKKDPSTIGLNSSQVEGQGTTVSETGSRTAASSRKKQKKD; via the coding sequence ATGAGCAATAAAAGAAAAAAGGATCCATCGACAATAGGGTTGAATTCATCCCAGGTTGAAGGGCAGGGGACAACGGTGAGCGAAACAGGCAGCAGAACCGCTGCTTCTTCTAGAAAGAAACAGAAAAAAGATTAG
- a CDS encoding D-alanyl-D-alanine carboxypeptidase family protein — protein MALFMLLLLMSVYFSAGLVKAEGEDPVLTSEAAVLMDTETGAVLFGKNEETKMYPASLTKIATAIYAIETAELNELVIVSEEIENIDGTRVYLNPGEQVSLRKLIQGMLINSGNDAALAIAIHLDGSMESYSKKLNQFLETNIGVEDTHFVNPHGLFDENHYTTARDLGLILNYAMNNPDFREIFGTKQVDWDGESWDTTIHSHHRMLKGEIPYEGITGGKTGFVDQSKQTLATTADNGQLKLTAILLKSEYKRKIYEDTAKLFDYGFAAFKSSQIKEGETFASGNLKFKASQNLLFTEPIENGKRVVDKDGILKIYKKDGEIIQSIELKPLIGKKPEVKKEAAPEPEQSGLVSVNTLIGAVVLMAAAALWMINRKQKKSRRFRSR, from the coding sequence ATGGCCCTGTTTATGTTGTTATTATTAATGAGCGTGTATTTTTCTGCCGGATTAGTTAAAGCAGAGGGAGAAGATCCTGTTTTAACTTCAGAAGCTGCTGTTTTGATGGACACGGAGACTGGTGCGGTATTATTCGGGAAAAATGAAGAAACAAAGATGTATCCTGCGAGCTTGACAAAGATTGCTACTGCCATCTATGCAATTGAAACAGCTGAACTTAATGAGCTAGTCATAGTAAGTGAGGAAATAGAGAATATCGATGGAACAAGGGTTTATCTCAACCCTGGAGAACAGGTTTCATTGAGAAAGCTGATCCAGGGAATGCTTATTAATTCAGGAAATGACGCTGCACTGGCAATTGCCATCCATCTGGATGGTTCGATGGAGAGCTATTCAAAAAAGCTTAATCAGTTCCTGGAGACAAATATCGGCGTAGAGGATACTCATTTTGTCAACCCGCATGGTTTGTTCGATGAGAATCATTATACAACAGCCAGGGACCTTGGCTTGATCTTAAACTATGCGATGAACAATCCGGATTTTCGGGAAATTTTTGGGACTAAGCAAGTAGATTGGGATGGAGAGTCCTGGGATACAACCATTCACTCTCATCACCGTATGCTAAAAGGTGAAATACCATATGAAGGAATCACAGGGGGAAAGACAGGCTTTGTAGACCAATCAAAACAAACGCTTGCCACTACTGCTGATAACGGCCAGTTGAAATTGACGGCCATCCTGCTGAAATCAGAATACAAACGGAAAATTTATGAGGATACTGCCAAGCTATTCGATTATGGCTTCGCTGCTTTTAAATCCTCTCAAATCAAAGAAGGGGAAACCTTCGCAAGTGGAAATCTGAAGTTCAAAGCAAGTCAAAATCTCCTTTTTACTGAACCGATTGAAAATGGCAAGAGAGTCGTGGACAAAGATGGAATTTTAAAGATTTATAAGAAGGATGGGGAAATAATTCAGTCTATCGAACTTAAACCCCTGATAGGGAAAAAACCTGAAGTGAAAAAGGAGGCTGCACCAGAGCCGGAACAAAGCGGACTGGTATCTGTCAATACTTTAATAGGAGCAGTAGTGCTAATGGCAGCGGCTGCACTGTGGATGATCAATCGAAAACAAAAAAAGAGCAGAAGGTTTCGAAGCAGGTGA
- a CDS encoding alkaline phosphatase: MIKANFKKKILPIAVLSTVAFGSLAGTFNAEAKNEAKDNSAKIKNVIFLIGDGMGVSYTSAYRYLKDNPETAEAEKTEFDKYLVGSQMTYPEDPEQNVTDSASAATAMSAGIKTYNNAIAVDNDGTEVKTVLEAAKENGKATGLVATSEITHATPASFGAHDESRKNMNAIADDYYDELVNGQHKIDVMLGGGVSNFVRNDRNLAEEFQKDGYSYITNKQDLLNNKNEKVLGLFASGGMDKMIDRNEETPSLEDMTKSAIERLKRDKDGFFLMVEGSQVDWAGHDNDIVAAMSEMEDFEKAYKAAIEFAKKDKHTLVVATADHSTGGYSIGADGIYNWFGAPIKAAKRTPDFMAAEIANGADAEQILKKYIDFKSVGLPELTAEEIQSVKDVASTKKARDIDDAIEKIFDKRSHTGWTTGGHTGEDVPVYAFGPGKERFYGQIDNTDNAKNIFDILANGKRK, encoded by the coding sequence ATGATTAAGGCAAACTTTAAAAAGAAGATTCTCCCGATCGCTGTTCTATCAACAGTAGCGTTCGGCAGCTTAGCAGGTACTTTCAACGCAGAAGCGAAAAATGAAGCAAAAGATAACTCTGCGAAAATCAAGAATGTTATTTTTTTGATTGGTGATGGGATGGGAGTTTCCTATACTTCAGCATACCGCTACTTGAAGGATAATCCTGAAACTGCAGAAGCTGAGAAGACTGAATTTGACAAATATCTAGTAGGCAGCCAGATGACTTATCCAGAAGACCCTGAACAAAACGTAACTGATTCTGCTTCAGCTGCTACAGCGATGTCAGCGGGGATTAAAACTTATAATAATGCGATTGCAGTAGATAATGACGGAACAGAAGTAAAGACCGTTTTGGAAGCTGCCAAGGAAAACGGCAAAGCTACAGGCCTTGTTGCTACTTCTGAAATAACACATGCTACTCCAGCCTCTTTTGGAGCGCATGATGAAAGCCGCAAGAATATGAATGCTATTGCTGATGATTATTATGATGAATTAGTTAATGGTCAGCATAAAATCGATGTAATGCTTGGCGGGGGAGTGAGTAACTTTGTTCGTAATGACAGGAATCTTGCAGAGGAATTCCAGAAAGATGGCTATAGCTATATAACGAACAAGCAAGACCTGCTAAATAACAAGAACGAAAAGGTGCTTGGCCTATTTGCGTCAGGTGGAATGGACAAGATGATCGATCGCAATGAAGAAACTCCATCCCTTGAAGATATGACAAAATCAGCAATAGAGCGTTTGAAAAGAGACAAGGATGGTTTCTTCTTGATGGTAGAAGGCAGCCAGGTCGACTGGGCTGGACATGACAATGATATTGTTGCTGCCATGAGCGAAATGGAAGATTTCGAGAAGGCATACAAAGCAGCTATCGAATTTGCTAAGAAAGACAAGCATACATTAGTTGTTGCGACTGCTGACCACTCGACTGGAGGATATTCAATTGGTGCAGATGGAATCTATAACTGGTTTGGTGCGCCAATCAAAGCTGCAAAACGTACTCCAGATTTCATGGCTGCCGAAATTGCTAACGGTGCTGATGCAGAACAAATATTAAAGAAATATATTGACTTTAAGTCTGTAGGTCTTCCTGAGTTAACTGCGGAAGAAATTCAGTCCGTAAAAGACGTAGCCTCAACAAAAAAAGCTAGAGACATTGACGACGCTATCGAAAAGATTTTTGACAAGCGTTCCCACACTGGGTGGACAACTGGCGGGCATACTGGTGAAGACGTCCCTGTATATGCATTCGGTCCTGGTAAAGAGCGATTTTACGGACAGATCGACAATACTGACAATGCGAAAAACATTTTTGATATCCTTGCAAATGGCAAAAGAAAGTAA
- a CDS encoding YkuS family protein produces the protein MARVGVEQSLTNISEALRERGHDVVELRSEADAQGCDCCVVTGIDSNVMGMQDVSTQGSVIEANGLSADEVCRQIDQKTGQNQ, from the coding sequence ATGGCAAGAGTAGGTGTAGAACAATCTCTAACGAATATTTCTGAAGCCTTGCGTGAAAGAGGCCATGATGTGGTCGAGTTACGCTCAGAAGCTGATGCACAAGGCTGTGACTGCTGTGTTGTAACTGGAATAGACTCTAACGTCATGGGGATGCAGGACGTTTCAACACAAGGTTCAGTCATTGAAGCAAACGGACTTTCCGCAGATGAGGTTTGCAGGCAGATTGATCAAAAAACCGGACAGAATCAATAA
- the modA gene encoding molybdate ABC transporter substrate-binding protein has translation MRKLHIVLLTALSLFISGCADDRESRRTELTISAAASLREVMEEAGQLYMEQNPGIKIVFNFGGSGSLQQQISQGAPVDLFISAAEDKFDSLLSKKLIDQQHSVKLLKNELVMITQKENKDIDSAESLTSVNIERIAMGTAESVPAGMYTKQALISLQLWEKLEQKVIPAKDVRQVLSYVETGNVDAGFVYKTDALISDKIRIIPLNGKALHDPIVYPIGVVAGTEHPNESIDFFNFLNGQEAMDIFKKYGFKAALE, from the coding sequence TTGAGGAAATTACATATTGTTCTTCTCACAGCCCTCTCACTCTTCATTTCAGGATGTGCAGACGACAGGGAATCAAGGAGAACGGAGCTGACTATCTCTGCCGCAGCAAGTCTCCGGGAAGTCATGGAAGAAGCTGGGCAACTATATATGGAACAGAATCCGGGAATTAAGATTGTCTTCAACTTTGGCGGATCTGGTTCCCTGCAACAGCAAATCTCCCAGGGTGCCCCGGTAGACTTATTTATTTCCGCGGCTGAGGATAAATTCGATTCCTTACTTTCCAAAAAGCTCATAGATCAGCAACACAGCGTTAAACTGCTTAAGAACGAACTTGTAATGATCACACAGAAAGAAAACAAGGATATCGACTCAGCTGAATCGCTGACTAGCGTTAATATTGAAAGAATTGCCATGGGCACAGCCGAATCTGTTCCTGCCGGAATGTATACGAAACAAGCATTGATATCGTTGCAATTGTGGGAAAAACTTGAGCAAAAAGTTATTCCTGCCAAGGACGTTCGCCAGGTTCTTTCCTATGTTGAAACAGGTAATGTCGATGCTGGCTTTGTTTATAAAACAGATGCATTGATTTCCGATAAAATCAGGATTATCCCTTTGAATGGAAAAGCACTTCACGATCCTATTGTTTATCCAATTGGTGTAGTGGCAGGGACTGAGCACCCTAATGAGTCCATCGACTTTTTCAATTTCCTAAATGGACAAGAAGCAATGGACATTTTTAAAAAATATGGCTTTAAAGCAGCATTGGAATGA